The following are encoded together in the Desulfomicrobium escambiense DSM 10707 genome:
- a CDS encoding TIGR00266 family protein: MSQWYLSFDGRQEGPFDLAQAQARARMNPQGFAWREGFAQWVPISQLAELSPERPAVMAPPPPVGRGTDEIDFKIVGHEMQFVEIELDPGESAVAEAGAMMYKDEAIHMEAVFGDGSGAAGDSFMDKLLGAGKRIITGESLFMTVFTHTGQGKGRVAFGAPYPGNIIPLSLSTVNGTLICQKDCFLCAAKGVSIGIHFQRKILTGLFGGEGFIMQRLDGDGQVFMHAGGTVVERALKPGEVLDVDTGCLVAMERTVEFDIRQAGNIKTALFGGEGLFFARVQGPGRVWLQSLPFSRLAGRMLQSAPGMGGSKDEGSVLGPLGTLLGGR; encoded by the coding sequence ATGTCACAATGGTATCTGAGTTTCGACGGACGCCAGGAAGGGCCCTTCGACCTGGCTCAGGCCCAGGCCCGGGCGCGCATGAATCCCCAGGGCTTCGCCTGGCGCGAGGGCTTCGCCCAGTGGGTGCCCATCTCCCAGCTCGCGGAGCTGTCCCCGGAGCGCCCCGCGGTCATGGCGCCCCCGCCGCCCGTCGGGCGCGGCACGGACGAGATCGATTTCAAGATCGTCGGCCACGAGATGCAGTTCGTGGAGATCGAACTCGACCCCGGCGAGAGCGCCGTGGCCGAGGCCGGGGCCATGATGTACAAGGACGAGGCCATCCACATGGAGGCCGTGTTCGGCGACGGTTCGGGGGCGGCGGGCGACTCGTTCATGGACAAGCTGCTGGGCGCGGGCAAGCGCATCATCACCGGCGAGAGCCTGTTCATGACGGTCTTCACCCACACGGGCCAGGGCAAGGGCCGTGTGGCCTTCGGCGCGCCGTACCCCGGCAACATCATCCCCCTGTCCCTGAGCACGGTGAACGGGACCCTCATCTGCCAGAAGGACTGCTTCCTCTGCGCGGCCAAGGGCGTGTCCATCGGCATCCATTTCCAGCGCAAGATCCTGACGGGCCTGTTCGGCGGCGAAGGGTTCATCATGCAGCGCCTGGACGGCGACGGCCAGGTCTTCATGCACGCCGGCGGCACGGTGGTGGAGCGGGCCCTGAAGCCCGGCGAGGTCCTGGACGTGGACACGGGCTGCCTCGTGGCCATGGAACGGACCGTGGAGTTCGACATCAGGCAGGCCGGCAACATCAAGACCGCTCTCTTCGGCGGCGAGGGCCTCTTCTTCGCCCGCGTCCAGGGGCCGGGCCGGGTCTGGCTGCAGTCCCTGCCCTTTTCCAGGCTGGCCGGGCGGATGCTGCAGTCTGCCCCGGGCATGGGCGGGTCCAAGGACGAGGGCTCGGTCCTCGGGCCTCTGGGCACCCTGCTCGGCGGACGCTGA
- a CDS encoding DUF533 domain-containing protein → MIDAEKVLKGLLGSKGALGGLGRGSLPGKAAVGLGLLGVAMAAFEHFTEQKGATARGPIPAGGPGVPPPPPAGRVQTPPPPPGSAPSAAPSAPTPPPPPPAAVPADPVLLIRAMIAAANADGVLDDTERMRILAQLEGTGLSDEEKDFLSAEFGTPRSLEEIAAAVDGQAAAAQVFTVSLMAVEADTPEEREYFETLRVVLSLTDEQARSIARRLGRGCA, encoded by the coding sequence ATGATCGATGCGGAAAAAGTGCTCAAGGGGCTCTTGGGCAGCAAGGGGGCCCTGGGCGGCCTCGGGCGGGGCTCGCTGCCGGGAAAGGCCGCGGTGGGTCTGGGGCTTCTGGGCGTGGCCATGGCCGCCTTCGAACATTTTACGGAGCAGAAGGGTGCGACCGCACGGGGGCCGATCCCTGCGGGAGGCCCCGGCGTCCCTCCCCCGCCTCCGGCCGGCAGGGTTCAGACGCCGCCCCCGCCGCCTGGCAGCGCGCCGTCTGCGGCTCCGTCCGCCCCGACCCCGCCGCCCCCGCCTCCGGCCGCCGTGCCGGCAGACCCGGTGCTGCTGATCCGGGCCATGATCGCCGCGGCCAATGCCGACGGCGTCCTCGACGACACGGAGCGCATGCGCATCCTGGCCCAGCTCGAAGGCACGGGGCTGAGCGACGAGGAGAAGGACTTCCTGTCCGCGGAGTTCGGCACCCCCAGATCCCTGGAGGAGATTGCCGCCGCCGTGGACGGGCAGGCCGCGGCGGCGCAGGTTTTCACGGTCTCGCTCATGGCCGTGGAGGCGGACACTCCCGAGGAGCGGGAGTATTTCGAAACGCTGAGGGTGGTGCTGAGTCTTACGGACGAACAGGCCCGGTCCATCGCCCGGCGCCTCGGCCGGGGCTGTGCATAG
- a CDS encoding peptide chain release factor 3, which produces MSALAREIRQNVEKRRTFGIISHPDAGKTTLTEKLLLFGGAINMAGTVKSRKASRHATSDWMKMEQERGISVTTSVMKFEYNGYDVNLLDTPGHEDFSEDTYRVLTAVDSALLVIDSAKGVEAQTRKLMDVCRMRNTPIMTFINKLDRDGLDPLDVLADIEEHLGIECAPLSWPIGMGKGFKGTYSIYKKQIHLFSATHGGRIQQGVVIDDVNDPKLDELLGLQAQDLRRDLELLEGAGNPFSVERYLAGTQTPVFFGSAINNFGVQEMLDTFVELAPHPRSRPTVTREVSPFEEEFSGVVFKIQANMDKAHRDRIAFMRICSGKYVKGMKIRHHRIGKDVQISNATIFMAQDRTGVEEAFAGDIIGLHNHGTIRIGDTFSTKEELKFTGIPNFAPEHFRKVILKSPLKAKQLQKGLEQLAEEGAVQVFRPMIGNDYILGAVGVLQFDVIVSRLKDEYSVDAIYAPVNLSAARWVHCDDKSLLGRFQKELLHSLSTDSEGNLALLVDSAWRLEYIMEQWPDITFHATREKN; this is translated from the coding sequence ATGAGCGCACTCGCACGAGAAATTCGACAGAACGTGGAAAAACGCCGGACCTTCGGCATCATCAGCCACCCGGACGCGGGCAAGACGACCCTGACGGAGAAGCTGCTGCTCTTCGGCGGTGCCATCAACATGGCCGGCACGGTCAAGTCGCGCAAGGCGTCCCGCCACGCCACCTCGGACTGGATGAAGATGGAGCAGGAACGCGGCATCTCCGTGACCACCTCGGTCATGAAGTTCGAGTACAACGGCTACGACGTGAACCTTCTGGACACGCCGGGCCACGAGGACTTCTCCGAGGACACCTACCGCGTGCTGACTGCCGTGGACTCCGCCCTGCTGGTCATCGACAGCGCCAAAGGCGTCGAGGCCCAGACCCGCAAGCTCATGGACGTCTGCCGCATGCGCAACACGCCCATCATGACCTTCATCAACAAGCTCGACCGCGACGGCCTGGACCCCCTGGACGTGCTGGCCGACATCGAGGAGCACCTGGGCATCGAATGCGCCCCATTGAGCTGGCCCATCGGCATGGGCAAGGGCTTCAAGGGTACCTACTCCATCTACAAGAAGCAGATCCACCTCTTCTCGGCCACCCACGGCGGCCGCATACAGCAGGGCGTGGTCATCGACGACGTGAACGACCCCAAGCTCGACGAGCTGCTGGGCCTGCAGGCCCAGGACCTGCGCCGCGACCTGGAGCTGCTGGAAGGGGCCGGCAACCCCTTTTCCGTGGAGCGCTACCTGGCCGGGACCCAGACCCCGGTCTTCTTCGGCAGCGCCATCAACAACTTCGGCGTGCAGGAGATGCTCGACACCTTCGTCGAGCTGGCCCCCCACCCCCGGTCCCGCCCGACCGTGACGCGCGAGGTCTCGCCCTTCGAGGAGGAGTTCTCGGGCGTGGTCTTCAAGATCCAGGCGAACATGGACAAGGCCCACCGCGACCGCATCGCCTTCATGCGCATCTGCTCGGGCAAGTACGTCAAGGGCATGAAGATCCGCCACCACCGCATCGGCAAGGACGTGCAGATCTCGAACGCCACCATCTTCATGGCCCAGGACCGCACGGGCGTGGAAGAGGCCTTCGCGGGCGACATCATCGGCCTGCACAACCACGGCACCATCCGCATCGGCGACACCTTCTCGACCAAGGAGGAGCTCAAGTTCACGGGCATCCCGAACTTCGCGCCCGAGCATTTCCGCAAGGTCATCCTGAAGAGCCCGCTGAAGGCCAAGCAGCTGCAGAAGGGCCTGGAGCAGCTGGCCGAGGAAGGGGCCGTGCAGGTCTTCCGGCCCATGATCGGCAACGACTACATCCTGGGTGCCGTGGGTGTGCTGCAGTTTGACGTCATCGTTTCGCGTCTTAAAGATGAATATTCGGTGGACGCCATCTACGCCCCGGTCAACCTCTCGGCCGCGCGCTGGGTCCATTGCGACGACAAGTCCCTGCTCGGCCGCTTC
- a CDS encoding PLP-dependent aminotransferase family protein: MQTVGELSEGLRYKAVAQRIASMVESGELPPGSRAPSLRQTARSTGMSLTTVGQAYAELERRGVLESRPRSGYFVRRRPALLPRAGMPPAEPPVARAVQRGELVRRAMDAMGRSDILPLGLAHVDGRLLPAADLARILGSCARRQAVRSADYGPVPGCPELRRQIARRLALAGVSAAPEEIVLTCGATEGLALSLRALTRPGDTVLIAVPAYHFFLQMIEVLGLRVVEIPSHPERGVDLGDLEQALDRFRIAACILSPTWSNPDGSLVPEDGKRALVELLARRNVPLVEDDVYGDITFDGPRPPACKAFDRTGGVTLVSSFSKSMAPGYRTGYILPARGQGAVIHELKAMTTLAGVSATELAVAEYLDKGLYERHLARLTRALRDQVEAMRDAVARHFPAGTRATRPGGGFMLWVELPEDAVTGLTLFQRAAAEGIGISPGMLFGMTDRFERFIRLNCGLVMDAPVQRAVRRLGLLARP, translated from the coding sequence GTGCAGACGGTCGGGGAGCTTTCGGAAGGTTTGCGGTACAAGGCGGTCGCGCAGCGGATCGCGTCCATGGTCGAATCCGGGGAGCTGCCGCCGGGCTCCCGCGCCCCGTCCCTGCGCCAGACAGCGCGGTCCACGGGCATGTCCCTGACCACCGTCGGCCAGGCCTATGCCGAACTGGAGAGGCGCGGCGTCCTGGAATCCAGGCCCAGGTCCGGCTATTTTGTGCGCAGGCGGCCGGCCCTCCTGCCGCGGGCCGGGATGCCCCCCGCCGAGCCGCCCGTGGCGCGCGCCGTACAGCGCGGTGAACTGGTGCGCCGGGCCATGGACGCCATGGGCCGCAGCGACATCCTGCCCCTGGGCCTGGCCCACGTGGACGGACGCCTGCTCCCGGCCGCGGACCTGGCCCGCATCCTCGGCTCCTGCGCCCGCAGGCAGGCCGTGCGCAGCGCCGACTACGGCCCGGTGCCCGGCTGTCCGGAGCTTCGCCGCCAGATCGCCCGCCGCCTCGCCCTGGCCGGCGTCAGCGCCGCCCCGGAGGAGATCGTCCTGACCTGCGGCGCCACCGAAGGCCTGGCCCTGTCCCTGCGCGCCCTGACACGCCCCGGCGACACGGTGCTCATCGCCGTGCCCGCCTACCACTTCTTCCTGCAGATGATCGAGGTGCTCGGCCTGCGGGTGGTGGAAATCCCGTCCCACCCCGAGCGCGGCGTCGACCTCGGCGACCTGGAGCAGGCCCTGGACCGCTTCCGCATCGCGGCCTGCATCCTCTCCCCCACCTGGAGCAACCCAGACGGCAGCCTCGTGCCCGAGGACGGCAAGCGCGCGCTGGTCGAACTCCTGGCCCGCCGGAACGTGCCGCTGGTCGAGGACGACGTCTACGGCGACATCACCTTCGACGGCCCCCGCCCACCGGCCTGCAAGGCCTTCGACCGGACCGGGGGCGTGACCCTGGTCTCGTCCTTCTCCAAATCCATGGCCCCGGGGTACCGGACGGGCTACATCCTGCCGGCCCGCGGCCAGGGGGCCGTCATCCACGAGCTCAAGGCCATGACGACCCTGGCCGGAGTGTCGGCCACGGAACTGGCCGTGGCCGAGTATCTGGACAAGGGGCTCTACGAGCGGCATCTGGCCCGCCTGACCCGCGCCCTGCGGGACCAGGTCGAGGCCATGCGCGACGCCGTGGCCAGGCATTTCCCCGCCGGCACCAGGGCCACGCGCCCCGGCGGCGGGTTCATGCTCTGGGTGGAGCTGCCCGAGGACGCCGTCACGGGCCTGACCCTCTTCCAGCGCGCCGCCGCCGAGGGGATCGGCATCTCCCCCGGCATGCTCTTCGGCATGACCGACAGGTTCGAGCGCTTCATCCGCCTCAATTGCGGGCTGGTCATGGACGCTCCGGTGCAGCGCGCCGTGCGGCGGCTGGGCCTCCTGGCCCGGCCCTGA